The proteins below are encoded in one region of Bacillus vallismortis:
- a CDS encoding DUF3885 domain-containing protein: MNLMGYMEERFPRLELIPSIYNQWSIGIHLCLGENIYQLKENEELNLKRFRFVYEQISTIFNELFEQNDDIFLVTNMYKHKTNDKFIKKLKVYQPFLKCKNYLNQIQVKTYSYPFEIDEAEEYEMQQFSLLCKPRDLHVTELLKAASNEDFPLKPRFGGYSIDYPDVFFVNITKDIIFFIYDDRGCEVIALDFKRIRPLYEKYHNWVEEYKYM, encoded by the coding sequence ATGAATTTAATGGGGTATATGGAGGAAAGGTTTCCAAGACTCGAATTAATTCCTAGCATCTATAATCAATGGAGCATAGGAATCCATTTGTGTCTTGGGGAAAATATTTACCAACTCAAAGAGAATGAAGAATTGAATCTTAAGAGATTTCGGTTTGTATATGAGCAAATCTCAACCATTTTCAATGAATTATTTGAACAAAACGATGACATATTCCTTGTGACGAATATGTATAAGCACAAAACCAACGACAAATTTATAAAAAAATTGAAGGTGTATCAACCGTTTCTAAAGTGTAAAAATTATTTAAATCAAATTCAAGTAAAGACATATTCCTACCCCTTTGAGATAGATGAAGCTGAAGAATACGAGATGCAACAATTTTCCTTGTTATGCAAACCTCGAGACTTACATGTAACTGAACTACTTAAAGCAGCCAGTAATGAAGATTTTCCATTGAAACCGAGATTCGGGGGTTACTCAATTGATTACCCTGATGTTTTCTTTGTGAACATTACAAAAGACATTATTTTCTTTATCTATGATGACCGAGGATGTGAAGTCATAGCTCTTGATTTCAAACGAATACGTCCACTTTATGAAAAATATCACAACTGGGTAGAAGAATATAAATACATGTAA